Below is a window of Vicinamibacterales bacterium DNA.
GAGATCTTCACGGCGATCAAGCGCGGCATTCCGCCGACGATGATGGGCGGCTGGGAAGGACGGCTGTCCGACACCGACATCTGGAACGTGGTCAACTATCTTCGCGCGCTGGCTGCCCACCAGACGGTCGCGGGTGCGCCGGCGGCAGCCGCAGCCGCGGCCGCGCCATCGAATCCGCGTGCGACGCTCCAACTGGCCGACTACGTGCAGATGCCGATTACGGGCGAGCTCGACGGCGAGAATACGCGCGGACAGTTGGCCCGGGTCAATTTTCTCCGCGACGAGCCTGGCGGCCGCCGCTTCTTCGTCACCGATCTCAACGGCCCGCTCTACATCCTCGACAAACAGACGAAGCGCTTCACCGTTTATCTCGACTTCAACGGGCGCGGCGGCCGTCCTGGCCTCTTCCCGAAGCTCACCTTCGAGAAGAACTTCGCGACCGGCCTGATCGACGTCGTCTTCGATCCCGACTACGCGCACAACGGCGTCTTCTACACGATCCACATGGAGGACCCGACCACCGGCGGCGACGCGGCGCCGCGCGCGGGCGTGGTGCCCGGGCTCGATCTGTCCGGCTATCGCACGACGCCGGCGATCGTGAGTCCGACCGCGCCCGGGATGGTCATCGATCGTGAAGCGGTCGTGATCGAGTGGACCGATCGGAATACGGCCGACGCCACCTTCGAGGGGACGGCTCGCGAGCTGCTGCGGCTGCAGCTGCCCTCCCCGATCCATCCGCTTGGCGATCTCACGTTCAACCCGGCGGCGCGTCCCGGCGATCCGGAGTGGCGCGTCATGTACGTCGGCGTCGGCGACTCCGGGACCGGCGAACAGAAGGACATCCGCCGCCTGAACCCGCAGCGCCTCGACACGCTCAACGGCAAGATCCTCCGCATCGTGCCGGATCTCCGCGAGCACACGGCCACGAGTACGGTGAGCGACAACGGACGCTACCGCATTCCCGCCGACAACCCGTTTGTGGCGGTGCAGGGCGCGCGCAAGGAGATCTGGGCGGTTGGCCTGCGGAATCCGCATCGCCTCGTCTGGGACGTTGATCCCGCGCAGCCGCGCGCGCCGCGGCTGTTCGCGTTCGACATCGGCCTGACGACCTGGGAAACGGTCATGATCCTCAAGAGAGGCGCCAACTACGGCTATCCGCTGCGCGAGGGACCACAGGCGATGACGCTCCAGGGGATGACCGCGGTGCCGGCCGACGACCAAATCCCGTGGCAGATCGACGAGACGGTCACCCGCGGCACTGTCAAGCCGACCTACCCGGTGATTGCGTATCCGCACTCGGCTTCGGGTGGTGACGCCATCGCGGGCGGTTTCGTCTATCGCGGCAGCCGGGTGCCGCAGTTGAAAGGACGCCTCCTCTTCGGCGACATCACGACCGGTCACGTCTGGTACGCGGAGATGTCAGACGTGCTGGCCGCCGATGACGGCAATCCGACGACCCTGGCGGCCATGCACGAAGTGGACGCCGGTTTGCGCCGCCTGGTGGAAGACACCTATCACGCGCGCGGCGGCCGCGGCGCCGCGCTGCCCGGCACGGCGGTGGTGGCGGGACGCGGCCGCGTCGATCTCCGGTTCGCCGAGGACGCGGCGGGGGAGCTGTACGTGCTGACGAAGAGCGACGGCATGATCCGCCAGGTCGTCGGCCTCAAGTAACGGATTGACTGGCTTGGCGAGTTATGCCCGAAGAAGCTGAGATCGACACCGACACCGTTCGCGAGCATCTGCATCATGCGGCGCCGAGCCCGCTGCTGCGACGCGTCGCCCTGACGACCGCACTGCTCGCGGCGCTGGGCGCGGTCTCATCGCTGCGCGCCGGCGACACCGTCAACGAGGCCCTCGTCCTGAAGACCGAGGCGGGCCGCCTGCAGGCGGAAGCGTCGGACCAGTGGGCCTACTATCAGGCGAAGGGCATCAAGGCCCAGGTACAGGCGTCAGCGGCGTCGGCGTACGAGGCCGCGGGCAAGAGCGTGCCGCCGGCGGTCGCCGCCGCGGTCGCCAAGTACGCCGAGGACCAGAAGGAGATCGAGCACGCGGCGCGCGAGAAGGAGCACGAGCGCGACGAGGCGTCGGCCCAGGCCGACCAGTTGTTGCAACGGCACCGCCGCTTCGCCAACAGCGTCGCGTTCATCCAGGTGGCGATCGCGCTGGGTGCGGTTGCGGCGCTCACCCAGCAGCGGTCTGTCTGGTTCGCGTCGCTGGCGCTCGGCCTGGCAGGACTCGGCCTGTTCGCGATCACGGCGCTGCGGTAACTCGACCTGCCGGCAGTCTACGGGTCTGGCTCAGCGCCTGGGTAGCCAGCGATGCCGATCACTGGCGATGTCACGACCGACGGGTCGTGCGAATGAGGTCGAAGATGCGAACGCAGGATATTGCCTACAAGGATGGTGAGGTCCCCCTCACTGGCTTTCTGGCTTGGGATGACACACGCGACGATCGGCGCCCGGGAATTCTCGTCGTCCATGGTGGCGCCGGCCTTGATGATCACGCCAGGAATCGCGCGCGCCGCCTCGCGGGACTCGGTTATGTGGCGTTCGCCTGCGACATGTACGGGGACGGCATCGCGGGCGACCGGCAACGCATCATGGCGCGCATCGCCGAGTTGCGCAGCGCTCCGGACCGGCTGTCCAGCCGTGCGCAGGCAGGTCTCGACCAGCTGGCCTCGCATCCGCGCGTCGACGGTCGCGTGGCCGCCGTCGGGTACTGTTTCGGCGGCATGACGGTCCTCGAACTGGCGCGCGCCGGCGCCGATCTGGCCGGAGTCGTCAGCGTGCACGGCAGCCTGCTGACGCCCCGGCCGGCTCGGGACGGGACGATCAGGGCAAGCGTGCTGGTTTGCCATGGCGCTCTGGATCCACACGTTCCGCTCGCTCAAGTCACCACCTTCATCGAGGAGATGAACGGCGCGCGTGCCGACTGGCAGCTCATCGCATACGGCAACGCGATGCACGGCTTCACTCACGAGGACGCCGCCAGCCATCCGATGCCAGGTGTGGCATATGACGCCCGCACCGACGCCCGGTCATGGACCGCGATGCACACCTTCTTCGAAGAAGTCTTCGCCCTCGACCGACACGCGTTCAATGATGAAGGGGTCGTCTAGCGGGGGCCTCGAGGCGGCCGGCGATCATCGCTGCTTCCTTCGCGCCAGCGTTGCAGCCGCAGCCATCAATTCCGCGGGTTCGATCGGCTTCGACAGATGCACTTCGAAGCCGCTCTGCATGGATCGCACCCGGTCTTCTGAACGAGCAAACGCCGTCAATGCGGCAGCCGGGATCTCTCGAACGGCAGCGTCTGTAGACGCTCGCACCTGGGCGATGAACGCAAAGCCGTCCATCGTGGGCATTCCCAAGTCCGCGATGAGGACGTTGGGCCGGTGCCGGTGAACCTTCTCGAGCGCATCGCGACCGTTGTCGGCGGTGATGACGGTGGCGCCTGTCGTCTCGAGGATCTCACGGGACAACGCCAGCGAATCCGGTTCGTCGTCCACGATCAGGATACGAACGCCATCCAACTTTGGAACCGATAGCTTGTTGCTCTGGCGTGATACGACCGGGTGATCGCGGAACTTCTCGTCAGCGGCCGTGTGCACGGTTCGCACCGGAAGCTCCACCCGGAACGTTGCGCCGCGGCCCACCCCATCGCTCAGTGCCGAGATGCGACCGCCTTGCAGCTCCACGAGATGGCGGCAGATCGCCAGACCCAGGCCGAGACCGCTGTGATGGCGATCCGCGCCCGCATCAGCCTGGCTGAAACGTTCGAACAGGTGGGGCAGGAATTCCGCTGGAATGCCGATGCCGTTGTCGCTGACGGTCAGCTCGATGTGCGAGTTCACCCGCTCCAGGCGGACCTGGACGCGCCCGCCCTTCTGGGAGAACTTGATCGCGTTCGAGCAGAGATTCCACAGGACCTGTCGAAGACGATCGGCATCGCCCGACACGAGTGTTCCGCGCGGATCGACGATGACGTCGAGGCGGATGCTCTTCGCGTCCGCGGCGGGTTGGGCCGTCTCGACCGCCTCCCGAACGATGGTGGACATCTCGATCGGCTGGACGTTCAGCCGCAGCTTGCCTGACACGATTCTGGACACGTCGAGCACGTCCTCGATCATCTGCGTCAGCGATGAGGTATTTCTCACGATCGTGTCGATGGCCCGGTGCTGCTTGTCCGGTGTCACCAGTCCGGCCTGCATCATCCGCGCATATCCGGCGATCGCGTTGAGGGGCGTCCGCAGCTCGTGAGACAACGTCGCCAGAAACTCGTCCTTCAGGCGGTTCGCGGCCCTCGCCATCTCCAGCAACCGGCGGCGCTCTTCGTCGGCGCGCGCGCGCTCGGTGATGTCCCGGGCGATTTTGGATGCCCCCACGACCACACCTTCGCCGTTCAAGACGGGTGACACGGTCAGGGAGACGGGAAACCGCGTTCCGTCCTTCCTCTGTCGAACCGTCTCGTAGTGCTCCAGCTTGTCGCCGCGGGTGATCCGCCGCAGAACGTCGTCCTCTTCGTGCTGACGATCCTCGGGAATCAGCATGCGGACGGACTTTCCGATCGCCTCCTCGGCGCTGTAACCGAACATCTGTTGGGCCGCCGCATTCCAGGATGTGATGGTGCTGTTGAGGTCCTTCCCGACGATGGCATCGTCACTCGAATCGACGATCGCCGCGAGCCGCAAGGCATCGCGCTGGATGCGTTGCGAGCGACTGAGGTCACGAGCGACCTTCGATGCGCCGACGATGGTGCCTGACCCGTCGCGGATGGGAGACACGGTCAGCGAGATCGGAACGAGGGTGCCATCGCGCCGCTGACGAACCGTCTCGAAGTGATCGACGGTCTCGCCCCGGCGAACGGCGCTGAGGACGCGATCCTCTTCCGTCTGCCGGTCCGGCGGGACGATGAGTCGGATTGACTGCCCGATGATCTCGGAGGCCGCGTACCCGAACAGCCTCTCCGCCGCGGCGTTCCACGTCACGACGATGCCGTCGAGCGTCTTGCTGACGATCGCATCGTCGCTCGACGCGACGATGGCAGCGAGATGGCGGGCATCGCGCTCCAACCGCTTCCCCGACGTCACGTCCCTGGCAATCTGCGCGACGCCGATGACCGTACCGTCAGCAGCCTTGATTGGGGAGGCGCTCAGCGAGATATCAACGGCGCTGCCATCCTTCGCCCGACGGGTCGTCTCGTGGTGGTCGACGGCTTTCCCCGCGCGCACCTGGCTGAAAATCTGGCTTTCCTGCTGCTGCAGCTCCGACGGGATGATGAGTCGAATCGATTGGCCGATGGCCTCCTGGGCACTGTAGCCAAACATGCGTTCGGCGGCTGCGTTCCACGAGGCGATCGTCCCGTCGAGGTCATGGGCAACGATCGCGTCGTCGGATGACGCGACGATGGCACTCAGGCTGAGCTGGCCGTCGTCCAGCGGGTTCGACACGAGTGCTACTGTATCGATCGCGCCACGAATTGGCGAACCTCCGCCACCGCTGTGGGCTACTCTGAGCGACGTATGCCCGTCCGATTCGGAGCGGTTCTGTCGATTGCGATGGTTGCGTCAGTGGTGAGCCAATGGCGCGATCCCTCACCGCACCAAGTGCGGTCCGTGACCGTGGATGGCACGACCCGACTTGAAGTGCTCGATTGGGGCGGTTCGGGCCGACCGGTGTTGTTTGTCGGGTGCTACCTGACTGCACACGTGTACGACGACATCGCACCGAAGCTCATCGACCAGTTTCACGTCTATGCGGTGACACGACGCGGCGTGGGCGCATCCGATCACGCCTCGACCGGCTACGACCCACAGCAACGCGCCGACGACATTGTCGGCGTGATCACCGCCTTGGGAATGCAGAAGCCGATTCTGATTGGCAACTCCTGCGGAGGGGCAATCCTGCACGCCCTCGGCGTGCAGCATCCCGATCGCATCGGCGGCCTGCTGTACCTCGATGCGGCCGAAGATCCGACGCTGAAGTTGTCGGACTACAAGAGCCCGCCCGTTGATCGGGCGCATCTGCCTCAACACGTTGAACGGAAGGACCCATCGCGGGCATTGCCGGAGGCCGAGACACGCCAGTTGGAACGGTGGCCGCTCGATCCGGCGATTCGAAAGGCGATCACCCAGGACAACAACATCCGCCCGGATTACGCGCACATCTCCGTCCCTGTGCTCGCGATCTTCAGAACTACGACGTGGGACGATGTACTTGCGGACTACCCGCCGAAAAACGACCAGGAACGTGCCGCGCTGGCCCAGGAGTATGCCGCGGGTGCCGCAATGCTCTCGAGATGGGAGGGCGATCTGCGCCGGGGCGTGCCGACGGCGCAGATCATCGAGCTGCCGGGCGCGAGCCTCTACATGTTCCTTACGAATGAAGCGGACGTCATCCGTGAATTGCGCGGCTTTGCGGCGTCGTTGCCGCGCAGTTGACCGCGCCGGCTGGCATCCTGACGCGGACTGAGTTGGCGCGCCCGGCAGGACTCGAACCTGCGACCCCCGGCTTAGAAGCGCTCGTCCAGAAGGTGCGCGGTCGAAGAGCCGCCTGAACCCCATGAGTTTGCGCTTTCTTGTCCTGTCACGCCGGAGGTCGCGAGTTCGAGCCTCGTCGACCCCGCTATTTATTCTTTACAAGCCAATAACTTCCAGACAGTCGATTGGGTTGGCCGCAACCCGGTCGATGGCTGGGGGTGCATTAGGAGTGCGGCGCGCTGGTCGTGCACGCGCGGCCGTTGGCATTTCCTCGATCGGCAGATGGTTGGCTGCGCAGTTGCCGCGGACGGTCATGGTATCGGACGCGACGTGCTGCCGTCCGCCTCGACGTGCATCGCGCGGCCGTCGGCATGATGCACGTCGACCGTCCCGTCGGGGTGACTGACCGTGTATCCGCCGTCATCGGTCGCAGTTCGAACCGAGTGGTGCAAAGGCGGAGCGTTGACGCCGCCTCCCGATTCGAGACTCGGCGGCGCTGAGCCGGTAGGCTGTCCGGCGGCGTTGTAGTTCGTGGTCGCTCCGTCCTGTGCGGTGATCGTCGTTGTGCCGTCAGCATTGCCGGTAACGAAGCGCCCATCCGGAAGCTGGGCGCCGTAGGTATCGGGGCCGGTGCTCGTGGCCGTCACCGTCGTGCCCTCCGGCGTCGTGACGTTGGTCGCGCCATTCGCTTGATTGATCGTCAGTCCTCCCGGTCCCGTCGATGCCGAAGGCGCGGGTGCGCCCGGAGCGGCGCTCGTGGGTGCATGAAGAAGATGATGAGCGGTCTCGGGCCCATGGCCCAGAGCGGTGCCGAGCTGGCGGAGAAGATGAAGGCCATGAAGGGATATCCCGTCGCCACCTCAATGAAGATGGACATCATGGGGCAGAAGACCACCAGCGAGACCGAAGTGATCGAGGTCCGCAGGGGGGTGATTCCAGCTTCCACGTGGGAGATCCCGGCCGGCGACACGAAGATCGAAAACCCCATGCTGAAGGCCTTTGACGGTCACGGCGGCCGCCGAAGCTGAGTCTTCGCCAGCACCCGGTTCTTTGGTCTCGGCGGATCCGCTACGACCGCGTCGTCGCGGCTGCTTCGGGTCGTGCCGCCCGGATGCTGAGACACACTCGCGACAAATCTTCCGACTTCGTCCAATCCAACTGCCGCAAGCGACGGGTCGGCGGCGCAGTGGTTATGAGACGTCGCAGGGCAGCACGGAAGCGCCGTCAGCCAGTGCTGGTCTTCTGCAGCAGCCGCAGGGCCGGAATCGGCAGACGCACCGGGCGCCGCGCACGTTTGAACGTTCGGGCGCGGCTCGCGAGCGGCTCTTCCACGTCCTGTTCGAGATACCGACGCTGCAGCCACCCCATCAGGATTTTCGGCAGCCGCGTCGTCCGGCGATCGGGATCGCCGTCCCACCGATGGATCTGACCGCCGTGCGGCAGATCCGGCGGCAGCGCCCGCGTCATGAGTTGCTCGAAGGCGCGGAAGCGCTCCGGGTCGAATGTGTGTATCACTTGGTCTCAGACGACTATAGGCACATCAGGCGGATTGGGCTGTGCTGGACAGCACACCCTCAACCCGCCAGGCGAGTGCGTGGCGAATGGCCACCGAGACCACAGCCACGGCGGGCACGGCGAGAAAGACGCCGGCGATGCCGCCAAGCTCGGCGCCAGCCAGCACCGCGACGATGACCGCGAGCGGATGCAGCGGCAGGCCGCGGCGAATCAGGCGCGGGTAGACGACGTAGTCCTGCACGATTCGCAGGACGCCGAGAAACCC
It encodes the following:
- a CDS encoding PQQ-dependent sugar dehydrogenase, translated to MVSGLAVVLAASVVATRPHPGGDGAQAAATRNPVAATSASLAAGKQAYDVNCAACHGPLAQGAVKAGNPISIIAEQGGKQPPDLTDQQWDHGSSDGEIFTAIKRGIPPTMMGGWEGRLSDTDIWNVVNYLRALAAHQTVAGAPAAAAAAAAPSNPRATLQLADYVQMPITGELDGENTRGQLARVNFLRDEPGGRRFFVTDLNGPLYILDKQTKRFTVYLDFNGRGGRPGLFPKLTFEKNFATGLIDVVFDPDYAHNGVFYTIHMEDPTTGGDAAPRAGVVPGLDLSGYRTTPAIVSPTAPGMVIDREAVVIEWTDRNTADATFEGTARELLRLQLPSPIHPLGDLTFNPAARPGDPEWRVMYVGVGDSGTGEQKDIRRLNPQRLDTLNGKILRIVPDLREHTATSTVSDNGRYRIPADNPFVAVQGARKEIWAVGLRNPHRLVWDVDPAQPRAPRLFAFDIGLTTWETVMILKRGANYGYPLREGPQAMTLQGMTAVPADDQIPWQIDETVTRGTVKPTYPVIAYPHSASGGDAIAGGFVYRGSRVPQLKGRLLFGDITTGHVWYAEMSDVLAADDGNPTTLAAMHEVDAGLRRLVEDTYHARGGRGAALPGTAVVAGRGRVDLRFAEDAAGELYVLTKSDGMIRQVVGLK
- a CDS encoding DUF4337 family protein yields the protein MPEEAEIDTDTVREHLHHAAPSPLLRRVALTTALLAALGAVSSLRAGDTVNEALVLKTEAGRLQAEASDQWAYYQAKGIKAQVQASAASAYEAAGKSVPPAVAAAVAKYAEDQKEIEHAAREKEHERDEASAQADQLLQRHRRFANSVAFIQVAIALGAVAALTQQRSVWFASLALGLAGLGLFAITALR
- a CDS encoding dienelactone hydrolase family protein, with the protein product MRTQDIAYKDGEVPLTGFLAWDDTRDDRRPGILVVHGGAGLDDHARNRARRLAGLGYVAFACDMYGDGIAGDRQRIMARIAELRSAPDRLSSRAQAGLDQLASHPRVDGRVAAVGYCFGGMTVLELARAGADLAGVVSVHGSLLTPRPARDGTIRASVLVCHGALDPHVPLAQVTTFIEEMNGARADWQLIAYGNAMHGFTHEDAASHPMPGVAYDARTDARSWTAMHTFFEEVFALDRHAFNDEGVV
- a CDS encoding PAS domain S-box protein, which gives rise to MSNPLDDGQLSLSAIVASSDDAIVAHDLDGTIASWNAAAERMFGYSAQEAIGQSIRLIIPSELQQQESQIFSQVRAGKAVDHHETTRRAKDGSAVDISLSASPIKAADGTVIGVAQIARDVTSGKRLERDARHLAAIVASSDDAIVSKTLDGIVVTWNAAAERLFGYAASEIIGQSIRLIVPPDRQTEEDRVLSAVRRGETVDHFETVRQRRDGTLVPISLTVSPIRDGSGTIVGASKVARDLSRSQRIQRDALRLAAIVDSSDDAIVGKDLNSTITSWNAAAQQMFGYSAEEAIGKSVRMLIPEDRQHEEDDVLRRITRGDKLEHYETVRQRKDGTRFPVSLTVSPVLNGEGVVVGASKIARDITERARADEERRRLLEMARAANRLKDEFLATLSHELRTPLNAIAGYARMMQAGLVTPDKQHRAIDTIVRNTSSLTQMIEDVLDVSRIVSGKLRLNVQPIEMSTIVREAVETAQPAADAKSIRLDVIVDPRGTLVSGDADRLRQVLWNLCSNAIKFSQKGGRVQVRLERVNSHIELTVSDNGIGIPAEFLPHLFERFSQADAGADRHHSGLGLGLAICRHLVELQGGRISALSDGVGRGATFRVELPVRTVHTAADEKFRDHPVVSRQSNKLSVPKLDGVRILIVDDEPDSLALSREILETTGATVITADNGRDALEKVHRHRPNVLIADLGMPTMDGFAFIAQVRASTDAAVREIPAAALTAFARSEDRVRSMQSGFEVHLSKPIEPAELMAAAATLARRKQR
- a CDS encoding alpha/beta hydrolase; the protein is MPVRFGAVLSIAMVASVVSQWRDPSPHQVRSVTVDGTTRLEVLDWGGSGRPVLFVGCYLTAHVYDDIAPKLIDQFHVYAVTRRGVGASDHASTGYDPQQRADDIVGVITALGMQKPILIGNSCGGAILHALGVQHPDRIGGLLYLDAAEDPTLKLSDYKSPPVDRAHLPQHVERKDPSRALPEAETRQLERWPLDPAIRKAITQDNNIRPDYAHISVPVLAIFRTTTWDDVLADYPPKNDQERAALAQEYAAGAAMLSRWEGDLRRGVPTAQIIELPGASLYMFLTNEADVIRELRGFAASLPRS